CCTTCACGTCCTCGTTGTTCATGATGGTCTCCTCTGCCCCGTCCTCCAGGGCTTTCAGGCGGGCCTGCACCTCGCTCAGCGTGTGCTCGGCGCGGCGCAGGTCCTCACGCAACCGCCCGGCGTGGGCACGCAGGGCCTCGCGTTCCAGGTCCGGCGGGGCGTCCAGCACCCCCGCCACCTCCGCGAGCGGCACGCCCAGCGCCCGCCACGTCAGCACGCGCCGAAGCCGCGCCAGATCGCCCGGCTTGTACAGGCGGTAATTGCCGTCGCTGCGCTCGGCGGGGCGCAGCAGCCCGATCTCGTCGTAGTGGTGCAGGGTGCGCACGCTCACGCCCGTCAGGGCCGCGACCTCCCCCACCGTCCAGCGCCTCGCGTCCACGGTGGAACCTCCTGAGGGGCAGCGTAGGCCCTCCCGCCGCGTGAGGGTCAAGCGGGTGGCAGACTGAACCATGCGCCTGATCGCCGCCGCATTGCTGACCCCGCGCTGGGAGCCGCTCGCGCCGCGCGTGGTCGGGCCGGGCGAGGTGCGCGTCCAGACGCGCCTGAGTGCCCTGAGTGTCGCCTCGGAGCTGAGCGTGCTGCGAGGCGGGCCGTTTCCATCGGCCCTGGGGTACCAGACGCTGGGGACGGTCACGGAGGTCGGACCGGGCGTGACGCTGCCGGTGGGCGCGCGGGTCGTGACGACGCTGGGACACGCGGCGTGGGGAGTGCACGGCGCGTCGCGGGTGATTCCCGTGCCGGACGACGTGTCGGACCGGGCGGCGCTGAGCGTGATCCTGGCTGAGGAGACCGCCAAGGGCCTGCGCCGCGTGCGCCCAGGACCGCGCGAGCGGGTGCTGGTGGCCGGGGCGGGCCTGCTGGGGCTGCTGAGCGTGTTCAACCTGACCCGCGCGGGCGTGCGGGACGTGAGCGTGATCGAACCGCGTGCCGACCGGCAGGCCCTCGCCCGGCAGTTCGGCGCGCGTGAGGTGTACGCGCCAGCAGAAGCGCCGCGGGACGCCTTCGACGTGGGCGTGGAATGCAGCGCCGCCCCCGCCGGGTTCGCCACGCTGCTGGGCGCACTGAAACCGCGTGGGCGCTGCGTGGTGCTCTCGGACGGCAACTGGGGCGCACTGACGCTGCCGCCGGACTTCCACCGCAAGGAACTGAGCGTCGTGGCGTCCAGTGACGGCGAGGACTACGCCGCGCACGCCCGCTGGTGGTGGCCGCGCGTCCACCCGGTGCTGGAGGCCCTGTACCCACTGACGGTCGCAGCGACTGACCTGCCGGGCCTGTACGCGACGCTGGACCGACCGGACCGGCCCGTGAGTGTGCTGGTGGACTGGCAGAGGACCATCCGCCCGTAGGACACGGCGGCTGTGCAGAGCGGGCACGCACCTGCCGGGGCCGACCCGGTAGCCTGCGCGGCATGACCGGGCAGAGGTTCGACTGGGGGGCGTTCGGGCGGGGCTTCCGGGTGATGGTGCCGCTGTGGGCGGGCGTGGTGCCGTTCGCGGTGGCGTACGCGGTGACGGCCCGCGCGGGGGGCCTGAGCGTGTGGGAGACGTGCCTGATGAGCGTCACGGTGTTCGCCGGGGCGAGTCAGTTCGCGGCGGCCGGGCAGTTCGTGGGTGGGGGCGTGCCGGGGGTGGCGGCGGTCGCGCTGGTGGGGACGACGTTCGTGCTGAATGCCCGGCACGTGCTGTACGGCCTGAGCCTGTCGCGGCAGGTGCCGCTGAGTCGGTGGCAGCGTGCCGTGGCGGCGCAGTTCCTGACGGACGAGGCGTACGGCATGGTGCTGGTGGCCGGGCCGCGCGATCCCGGGGGGCTGAGCGTGGGCTTCCTGCTGGGCGCGGAACTGAGCCTGTTCGCGGCGTGGAATGCGGCGACGCTGCTGGGCGCCCTGGCGGGCGCGGTGCTGCCCGACCCAGACGCGCTGGGGGTGGGTGTGATCTTCCCGCTGGCGTTCCTGGGGTTGCTGGTGCCGCTGCTGGTGGGCCGCGTGGCGGTGCTGGTGGCGGTCGTGTCGGGTCTGGGCGCGTGGGCGCTGGGACGGGTGCTGCCGGGCGGACTGGTCGTGCTGCTGGTGGGCGTGGGTGGGGCGCTGCTGGGCGCGCTGATCAGCACGCGGCGGGCGGAGGGCCGCGCGTGAGCGGCTGGCTGGTCATTGGGCTGATGTGGGCCGTGACGTACGCGGCGCGGCTGCTGGGGCTCAGTCTAGGTGGGCTGAACCTGCCGCCGTTCTGGCTGGCGTTCCTGCGCTTCGTGCCGGTCAGTGTGTTCGCGGCGCTGATCGTGCCGGACGTGCTGGGCAGCCCCGAGTGGGCGCAGCGGCTGGTGGGGGCCGCCGTGGGCGGGGCGCTGCTGTGGCGCACCCGGAACCTCGCGGCGGGCATCGTGGGGGGCTTCGCGGCGTACTGGGCGGCGCGCATGCTGGGCGTGTGACCGCCTGTGACGGCGGCTGCGGCGCGTGGGGGTGGGGGCGCGCTATGCTGGGCGGCGCATGACGGGTCAGGTGGGCAGGGTCAAGATGATCGACGGGAAGTACGAGGTGCTGCGCGAGGTGTCCGTGCAGGGCCCCGTCACGCTGTCCGAGGTCCGCGCGGCCGAGGGAGTCACGCGGCAGGTGGCGTGGTTCAACGTGGCGTCCCCCGCCGACCGGCAGGCCTTCCACGCCTACCGCACGGCGCTGCGGGCCCTGAGCCCCGCGGGCCTGACGGACGTGGTGGCGCGGCCCGGCGCGTTCTACGCGGTGTGGCAGCCCGTCACGGGCCAGCCACTTGAGGCGGCGCTGGCGCACAAGGGTGTCCCGCAGGAACTCGTGGAGAACGTGAACGCGCTGGCCGCCTCGCTGGCCGAGCACGGTTACGCCCTGGAGGACGCGCAGGTACTCGTCGAGGGCCACGAGCTGCGCGTGGCTTACCTCGCCCCCCGCGTGACGCCCCGCACGCCGGACGACGTGGCGGCACGCAACGCCGCGACCCTCGCCCCGCTGAAGCAGGCGCGAGTGAAACGCCGCCGCGAGCCGGGCGCGTGGCTGACCTTCGTGCCGGGCCTGCTACTCCTCGGCGGCGCCACCTACCTGGGCGCTCAGGCCGTGCAGATCTACCTCAACCCCCCGGTGCGGCCGGTCTCGAGCGTGCTGGGCCAGACCGCGAAACAGGCGGCCAGGCAGCTGACCGGCGAGGGCTTCCGCGTGGAATTCGCCACCGGTCAGGCGGCGGGCCGCGCGATCGGGTCGATTATCCGGCAGGACCCGGCGGGCAGCTCGAACCTGCCGGTGGGCCGACTCGTGACCCTGACCGTGAACAATCCGCCGGCGATCGAGGTGCCGCGCCTGGAGGAGATGACGCCCGCTCAGGCGCGCGACGCGCTCAAGGGCAGCGCCATGACGGTCGGCAAGGTCGTGAAGGTCGACGGCACGCTGACGGGCACGCCGGAGGGCCGCGTCGTGGCGCAGCTGCCGGAATCCGGTTCGACCGCGCAGCAGGGACAGGTTGTGCAGCTGATGGTCAGCACCGGCATCACCGGGAAGAAGACGTTCCTGCCGAACCTGGCGGGCATGCAGTACGAAGACGCCCTGAAGGACATCCGCGCGGCCGGGCTGGTCGTCACGAAGGTCACGCCGCAGCCCAGCGACCGCAAAGAGGGCACGGTGCTCGAGCAGACGCCCCAGCCGTACGCGACGGTCACGACCGGCAGTCCGGTGTCCCTGACGGTGGCCGCGCCCCGCTACAGTTCCCCCAGTCGGCCGGCGGGGAGTCTGCCGCTGCCGCCCGCGATTCCCGATCCGGAGCCCACGCCAGAACCGACGACCCCGGTCGATCCCCTGCCGACCGAACCGGTGGACGGTGGGACGGTCACGCCGGATGAGATTCCGGCGGTACCGGCCACGGATTCGACGCCGCAGGTGGCGGCGCCCGTGCCCCGGAGTGTCAGCCTGCGCTACACCTTCCCGACGGACCTGCCGGAGGGCACCTACACCCTGGCGGTGCGTGACGATGCGGGGGAGCGTCCGCTGGATCTGAGTGCCGATGCGGCCGCGCTGGCCGGGAAGCAGATCACCACGACCGCGTCGGTCAGTGGGAGCGCGGTGTTCGTGATCCGGCGGGACGGCGAGGATTTCGCGCTGGTCACGCCCTGAGGGAAAGATGATCTACCTGGATTACGCGGCGACGCACCCCATGACCCCGGAGGCCCTGACGGCGTACGCGCAGGCGGCGGCGCTGCCGGGCAACCCGGCCAGCGTGCACGCGGCGGGGCAGGCGGCCCGCGAGCGGCTGGAGGAGGGCCGCGCGCGGGTCGCGGCGGCGTTCGGGGTGGACCCGCGCACGCTGATCGCGAACGGCGGCGGCACTGAGGGCGACAATCACGTGCTGCTGGGCACCGCGCGCGCGTGGCAGGACGCGCACGGGCGGCCCGGGCACCTGATCACCACGCCCACCGAGCACTCGGCGGTGCTGGCCCCCGCGCGGGCGCTGGCGGCGCAGGGCTGGACGGTCACGTTCCTCACCCCGGACCGGTTCGGGCGGTACGACCCGGCGGAACTCGCGGACGCGCTGCGGGATGACACGGCACTGGTGTCCCTCCACCACGCGAACAACGAGCTGGGGGCCGTGCAGGACACGCCGGCGCTGGCGGCCCTGGCGGCGGCGCGGGGCGTGCCGTACCACACGGACGCCGTCCAGGCGCCCGGCGTGCTGCCGGTGGACCTGATCGACTGGGGCGTGACCTTCGCGACGTTCAGCGCGCACAAGTGGGGCGGCCCGCGCGGCGTGGGTTTCCTGTACATCCGCCGCGGCGCCGAGCTGCCCCCCTTGACGCTGGGCGGCGGGCAGGAGGGCGGCGTGCGACCCGGCACGCAGGACACCGCCGGGGTGTACGCCTCGGGTGTGGCCCTGACCCACGCGGCCGCGACGCAGGGCGCGACCCTGGCGCACCTGGGCGCCCTGCGCGAGCAGTTCATGCGGGAGGTCGCGGGCATCCCGGACCTGAGCGTGAATCACGCGCCGGACAGCAGCCCGAAGGTCGTGAACGTCACGGTGGGCGGCGCGGACGGCGAGGCGCTGCTGATGAATCTCGACATGCTGGGTGTCGCCGCAAGTGCCGGGAGTGCGTGCAGCGCGGGCACCATGCAGCCCAGCCACGTCCTGACCGCCGTGGGACTGGATGAGGCGCAGGCCCGTGCGTCCCTGCGCTTCAGTTTCGGCGCGGCCACCACGCCCGCCGAGGTCAGCGCGGCGGCCCAGGCCCTCGCGCAGGCCGCCACCTGGAGCCGCGCCTAGACGGCCCACACCACGAAGAGAGGCCGTGTGTACAACTCCACGGCCTCTCTGCCTTGATGGTGTGGCTCTTCTCTATCAACCATCACCCATCAACCCTCTCCCCCCGTCAGCTGGTTTCGTTGGCGCCCGGGTCGCGCGTCAGGGTGGGTTTCACGGGGGCGTGCTCGCGGTCCTGGGTGTCGCGGGTGTCGCGGCCGAGGTCCTCGCGAGTGAGTTTGATCTCGATGGGGGCGCCGCCGAAGTTCAGGCTGCGCTGCGGGAAGGGAATCTCGATCCCGGCCTCGTCCATGGCGATCTTGATGCGGCGGTTGAATTCCCGGCCGATGGCGTACTGGCTTTTGGGTTGTACCTTGAACAGGGCGCGCAGGGTGACGCCGTCCGGGGCGAGTTGCGTGACGCCCTGCTGTTCGGGCACTTCCAGGAAGAAGTGCTTCCACTCGTCGGCCTCGTAGATCTCGGTGCTGACCTGTTCGAGGACGCGCAGGGCGTCGTCGATGTTCGCGGTGTAGGTGACGTCCACCTGCGCGACGACCCTGGACCAGTCTTTGCTGCTGACGCTGACCGTCTGAATCTGTCCGTTCGGGACGATGTGCACGGTGCCGTCCAGGGCGCGCAGGGCGGTGACGCGCAGGTTCACGCGTTCCACGCCGCCGGACAGCTGCCCGGAGTTCACGGTGATGACGTCGCCGACGCCGTACTGGTCCTCGAGGAGGATGAAGAAGCCGTTGAAGACGTCCTTGATGAGGCTCTGCGCGCCGAAGCCCACGGCGAGACCCAGGACGGACACCCCGGCCAGGAGGCTGGTGGCGTTCACGCCGAGCGCCTGGAGGCCCGCGATGACGCTCAGGATGACGACCACGACCCGCAGGGTGCTTTCCACGACGCCCTTGAGGGTCTGCACGCGGACGCTGCGGCGGTTGAATTCCTCGTCCGCGACGATGCGGTGCGCGAGTGCCCCGATGAGGTTCCAGGCGATCATGGCCATGGCGATCACCACGACCAGTTGCCCGGCGCTGTGGCGGAAGCCGTCCATGATGTCGCGGCCCAGGCTGAACAGCACGGGGACGCTGGGCAGGTACGCGACGGCGGTGGCGACGGCCAGCCAGCCGACGATCACGACCAGCGCCCACAGCCCGTTCAGGGCGGGGCGCAGGCGGGCGGGGACGTGCGGTTCGAGCGCGCGGATCAGCAGGCGCCCGAAGCGGTAGATGGCGTACGCGGCGACGGCGGTGAGGGTCAGTCCGACCCACACCTGGGGTTTGACGATCTGCACGGTGAGTTCCTGCAACATGACCCCCACCTTCTCATGAGGCGGTGAGGATGCATAGAGAACGCCCACCCCGTTTGGCTTGGGGCGGGCGTTCAGCAGCTGACGTTACGCGCCGGAGCTGTCGGTGAAGGCGGCCTCCAGCCGGGGGACGAGGTTCGCCTCGTGCGCGCGGGCGGCGCGCAGCAGGGCGTTCTTCACGGCGCGGGCGTCGGCGCTGCCGTGCCCGATGAATGCAAGGCCGCGCACGCCGATCAGGAGGCTCGCGCCGTACGTGCTGGGGTCCATCCGCTCGGCGAGGCCGCGCAGCGCGCCGCGCACCATCAGGCCACCCAGCTTGCTCTTCAGGCTGCTCTGCAGCGCCTCCTTGACCCACCCGAACAGCACCTTCGCCTCACCCTCGGCGAGTTTCAGGACGACGTTCCCGGTGAAGCCGTCGGTGACGACGATGTCGGTGGTGTTCCTGAAGATGTCGCGGCCCTCCACGTTCCCGTGGAAGTTGATGCCCCGGCCGTGCAGGGCCTTCAGCAGGCCATGCGCCTCAAGGACCAGGGCGCTGCCCTTGTGGGGTTCCTCACCGATGGACAGCAGGCCCACGGTGGGGTTCTCGCGGTCCTCGACGACCTTCAGGTACACGCTCGCCAGCCGCGCCCACTGCGCGTAGTACGTGGCCTTCACGTCGGCGTTCGCCCCGGCGTCCAGCAGGGTCGTAAAGCCTCCCTTCGCGGGCAGGTGCGTGAGGATCGCGGGCCGCTCGACGCCCCTGATGCGGCCCAGCGTGAGCAGCGCGGACGCCATGGTCGCGCCGCTGTGGCCCATGCTCACGACCGCCGACGCGCGGCCCTCTTTGACGAGGCGCGAGGCGACGTTGATGCTGGCCTGCGTGCGGCTGCGGACGTCGCTGGCGTGCTCGTCCATGCCGATCACGTCGGTCGCCTCGACGACCTCGATGGGCAGACTGGCGCTGCCCGCGTGCCGCCCCAGTTCCGCGTGGAGTTTCACGCGGTCCCCCACGAGGATCACGGCGACGCCCGCGCGGGCGGCCTGCACCGCCCCCTCGACGTTCGGCACGGCGCCGTGATCGCCGCCCATGGCGTCCAGCGCGACCGGCAGGCTCATCAGCGGTCGTCGCCGTCGAGCGCGGCGGACGTGTAGAAGGGCCGGGTCTCCTGCCCGCGCTGCTCACTGGGCAGGCGGTAACCGGGACGCTCGACGTGCTCGCGGATGTCCTTGAAGTCCACGTACTGATCGGCGGCATTGCGCAGCTCGTAGCTGGTCATCTCGGCGATGCTGGCCACCACGACGCGCTTACCACGCGCGCGCAGCACCTCGACCGGGCGCTCGAAGTCCCCGTCGCCGGTCAGCAGAACCGCCGTGTCGTACTGGTCGCTGGTGGTCAGGAGGTCCGTGACGATCTCGATGTCCAGGCTGGCGCGGCGGTACGTGTCGCCGCTGTCGTCGGTCGCCTCGCGCAGCGGGCGGGTGCGCACCGTGTAGCCCATGTACGTCAGGGCGTCCGTGAAGCGCTTCTGCTTGTCGTCAATGGGGGTGGGGACGGCGGTGTAGTAGAAGGCGTTGTACAGGCGGCCCGGAGCGGCGAAGTGCTCCAGGATCTTGCGGTGGTCGAAGTTCCACCCGAGTCGTTTGGCTGCCGCGTACACGTTCGCGCCGTCAATAAAAAGTGCAATGCGTTCCATCTGTCATGTCTCCTGGGTCCCGGTGGCCTGCCATGGGGCGGGCACCGGCGGACGCCCGGCGTCCCCTGGGGGGCCTGAGCGTTCGTGAATCAGGATACCGGACAGGACGTCACTCGAGCCATGCGGCCCCGCCAGGGGCGAGCAGCGCGGGCCTCCCCGGCTGTGGCCGCGCCGGGGCGAGCAGCGCCGCCCACACGTCCGATCTCAGCTGCGCGAGATCCACACCCGCGTACTCGGCGGGCAGCGCATCCAGGTACCGCAGGGCCTTGTCGTAATTCCGGTGCGTCAGGCTGCCGTGCGCCCAGCGTTTGTGCAGCGCCGCCGCGAGCAGGATCAGCGCCTGCAGGAACACCCGGTCGTCCCCGCGCGCGGTCATCCACGGCCCCTCCCACGCCTCGTGCGCCTCCCACCACTCGCCGCATGCGAACAGCGCCGCGCCGCGCCGGAAGTCCACCGACTCACTGACCGTCATGCCCGGCAGGGTACCCCGTCCCGGCCCGCAGAACGCCAACTGCGATTCACCTCACCACGGTTAAACAACCGGTGAGGGAACACCCACGCGCGGCATATCCCGCCCCTGCCCCCCAGGGGTATAGTCGATGGCATGAAGCCTGTGGAACTCACGGACAGCAACTTTAACGCCGAGATCAGCGAGGGCCTGACCCTGGTGGACTTCTGGGCCCCCTGGTGCGGACCCTGCCGCATCATCGCTCCCGTCATCGAGGAACTCGCCGGTCAGTACGAGGGCAAGGTCAAGATCGCGAAACTGAACGTCGACGAGAACCCCGTCACGCAGGGCCAGTACCGCGTCATGAGCATCCCCACCCTGATCCTCTTCAAGGACGGCCAGCCCGTCGAGGGCGTCGTCGGCGCCCAGCCCAAACGCGCCTTCGAAGCGCTGCTCGACAAGTACAGCAACGCCGAAGTCGCCAGCGCCTGAACGCCAAAAGTGACGCGCCCCGGTCAGTGACCTGGGGCGCGTTTCTCTGGGTGGTTGTGGAAAGTAGGGAGTGGGGAGTGGGCTGAAGGGCATCCGCATGCCACCTCGCGTGTTCGCTTTATCGCGGGTCCGCCGCGTGCCCGACCAAAGCGACCAACCCACTTCCCTCCCCCGTTCACATCCGCACGATGTCCGGCGGTGTCCAGGCGTGCAGGGCCTCACTGAGGAGCACCTCGCCGTCGGGCCAGTCGCCGTGACCGCTGGCGATGTTGATGTGCCCGGCCTCGCCGGCCGAGATGAATTCGGCGTCCCACGCTTCCGCGAACGCCTGCGCGCGCTCGAAGCTGGCGAAGGGGTCGTTCTCACTGGCGACGACCAGCGCCGGGAACGGCAGGGGCTGCATGGGGACGGGGGCCATGTCCGCCACGGTCGGGTACTCCTCGAACGCCCGGTCCGCGTCGGTGGGGCCGACGAGCATCGCGCCCTTCACGCGCGGGTGCCCGCCGGTCAGGCGCGCCCAGTGGACGATGTTCAGCACGCCACAGGAATGACCGATCAGCACCAGATCACCGGGCGTCGCGTCGATGACCTCCTGAAGGCGCGCCGACCACGTCTCGGGCGTGGGCCGCTCCGGGTCGTCCTGCCGCACGCGCGCCGCGCCGAACTTCGCGGTCCAGAGGCTCTGCCAGTGCTCCGGCCCGCTCTCCCCCAGGCCCGGCACGATCACGATGGTCGGCGTCATGTGTTCAGGCTAGCGCCTGAAGGAAGTGGGGAGTGGGGTGTGGGCAGTGGGTCGGTCGTCAGGGGCGGGCACGCGACGGACCTGCCTTGGGGTCAGGCTGACGCCTGACGGGAGTGGGCAGTGGGTTGTGGGGAGTGGGTCGGTCGCTCTGGGCGGGCACGCAGCGGAACCGCGATAAAGCGAGCACGCCGATGTCCCCGGTGATGCCCTTCACCCCACTCCCCACTCCCTACTACCCACAACCCTCTTCACCCTTCGAGGAGTTCCACCTGTCGTCCGTCGGGGTCCTGCACGAAGGCCATGTCGCGTCCGCCGGGGCTGGGTTGGAGGTCGCGGGTGACGGTCACGCCGCTCTCTTTCAGGGCTGGGAGGAGGTCGCGGAGGCCGGTGACGTGCAGGGCGATGTGTTCGGCCCAGTGGGCGTGCGGGGCGGGGGTTTCGCCGGTGATCTGGAAGAACTGGAGGAGGCCGTCCCCGAGGCGCAGCACGGCGCGGCGGTGCCCTTCGGTGGTGGTGAGGTTCTTCTCGGTGGTGGCGCCGAGGTGTTCGTAGAAGGCGACGGTCGCGGCGATGTCGCGGGTCAGGAAGGAGACGTGCTTGAGCATGCGTGCAGGGTATACGCTGCCGGGCGTGACGGGAGCACCGTGGAACTTGTCGGGTCGGGGCGTGGTCGCCGTGTACGGGTGCCGGGAGGCGGGGGCGTTGATGCTGGTGCGTTACGCGCAGTCCGGCGTGGGGCCGTACGACGAGTTGCTGTGGGTGTCCCTGTCGGGCGCGCCGCAGGTGACGCGGATCGTGGTGAGCACACAGGCGAGTGTGGTGTGGGGCCGCCGGAACTGGGCGATTCCCAAGTCACGGGCGGATTTCGCATGGGAGGGCGCGCCGGGGCGTGAGCAGGTGCGGGTCACGCAGGACGGGCGGCTGCTGGCGCACCTGAGCGTGCGGTCGTGGGGGCCGTCGCTGCCCGTGACGACGGCGGTGGTGCCTGCCGCGTGGCGGACGCTGACGCAACCGCCCCTGCCGGAGGCCGGGGACCGGGCAACGCTGCTGACGACGGTCTCGGCGGCCGGTCGGGTGCGGCCCGCGCGGCTGAGCGTGATCGCCGGGGACTTCCACCCGGCGCTGCTGGAGCGGCGACCGCTGCTGACGGTGGCGGTGCCGGACTTCCGGATGGTGTTCCCCGCTGCGCGCGTGCGGCCTGCCTGACCGGTCGTTCGGGGTCATGCGCCCCGCGCGGCGGGTGAGATAGTTCAACGCGAACGCCCCCACCCCACCTGCCCCGCGCACTGGGCCTGCGGGCACCCTCTCCCCCACTCCTCTCTGACTTCGGCGCCCCGCGCGCCCCGGTGATCCCATGAGCGAACAACCCGAATCGAACGCCCAACCCGCCGCACCCGCCCACGGAACTCCTGCTCAGGGTGCTCCGGGCCAGGGTGCGCCCGCCGGTCGCCCCGCCCGCAAACGCATGGTGGACCTCGACCCCAGCGGGCAGGTCACGCAGCGTGAACCCGACCGTGGTGGGCGGCAGTTCATGAACTACTCGTTCTTCAAGCTCGACCCCGCCTTCCGCCGCCTGCCGCACGCCGAACGCGAGGAGATCAAGGCCGAGTTCATGGCCGCCGCCGACGCGTGGCAGGCCGACGCGCCCGCCGCGAAGGGCCTCATCCAGCGCAGCTACTCGCTGGTCGGCGTGCGCGGCGACGTGGACTTCATGATCTGGCGCATGGCCTTCGACGTCCGCGACTTCCAGGACGCCCAGGCCCGCCTGAACCGCACCCGCCTGATGGGCTACCTGACCCAGCCGTACACGTACACCAGCATGAACAAACGCAGCCAGTACGTGAACCGCGTCGAGGGCAGCGGGCACGGGCTGGAAATCCTGCCCGGCCAGGGCCGCTACCTGTTCATCTACCCGTTCATCAAGACCCGCGCGTGGTACGACCTGACCCCTCACGCCCGCCAGGGCATGATGGACGAGCACATCTACGCCTCCGAACCGTTCAAGGGCGTGCGCATCAACACCAGCTACTCCTACGGCATCGACGATCAGGAGTTCGTGGTCAGCTTCGACAGCGACTACCCGCAGGAATTCGTGGACCTCGTGCACCGCCTGCGCTACACCGAGGCGAGCAACTACACGCTGCAGGACACCCCGATGTTCACCTGCGTGAAAAAGGACCTGCAGGAGACGCTCGACGACCTCGCATAAACGCGGGTGATCCGGGGGGAGGTCGGGTGGCCTCTCCCCTTCTGCTGCCGTCAGCTGCTCAGCGCGTCCAGGGCGGCGCGGATCTGCCGGGCGCCCTCGATGAGGCGGGGGCCGGGGCGGCCTAAGCCGCTCTCGGGCACGGCGACGACCGGGACGCCCAGGCCGCGCGCCTCGATGACCTCGGGGCGCAGTTTCTTCGCACCGCACCATGAGCAGACGATCAGGTCCGGACGGGCGGCGCGGACCTCGTCCAGCGTCAGCGGGCTGCTGCGACCTGCCCGCTCGGCCAGGGCGTTCACGGCGCCCAGGCTGGTCAGCAGGTCCGTCACCCAGGAGTCGCGGGTGGCGGCGATGATGGGTTTCGGCCACCACTCGACCAGCACACGTCTGGGGGTCAGGCTGGGGCGGTGCAGGGCGGCCAGTTCGGCCTCCAGCGCGGCGGCGACCTCCTCGCCACGTTCGGGCAGGCCCAGCAGCGTGCCCACCTGCCGGATGGTCGCGGCGGTGCCCGGCACGCTGGTCGGGTCGAGGATCACGGTGTTCAGCCCGGCGTCCTGCACGGCCTGCACGACGCGTTCCATACCGGGCACGCTCAGGCTGGCGAGCACCAGATCCGGGCGGGCGCGGGTCAGGGCGTCCACGTCGATGTTCAGGTCCGGTCCCAGCCGCGCGGCGTGGTCGAGGCCGGGTGCGTCGCTGTGGCTGTCCACGGCGACCAGCCGGTCGGTGGCGTGCAGGGCGTGCAGGATGTCGGTGTTGCTGCACGTCAGGCTGGCCAGTCGCATGGGGGGCATGCCCGGCAGTGTAGGACGAGGGTCAGGTGAGAGGGAAGTGCGCGCTGGCACGGGCAAACGCCCCCTGACCGTATGGTAGGCTCGGGGGTATATGAAGAACACGTTCGTCGTTTCCATGGCGCTGCTGCTGGCCCTGACCATCGGTGGGTCGATCGTCGGGTTCAAGAACGCCACCACCCCCCACCACAGCGAAGAGAAAGGCCACGAGGAAACCAAGGCTCCTTCCATGGGCAGTGAGGAAGCGCCCAGCCCGAACAGTGCCTCCACGGGCGCGGAAGCCGCCGCCGGCACCACCGG
The Deinococcus sedimenti DNA segment above includes these coding regions:
- a CDS encoding LabA-like NYN domain-containing protein; translated protein: MERIALFIDGANVYAAAKRLGWNFDHRKILEHFAAPGRLYNAFYYTAVPTPIDDKQKRFTDALTYMGYTVRTRPLREATDDSGDTYRRASLDIEIVTDLLTTSDQYDTAVLLTGDGDFERPVEVLRARGKRVVVASIAEMTSYELRNAADQYVDFKDIREHVERPGYRLPSEQRGQETRPFYTSAALDGDDR
- a CDS encoding DUF309 domain-containing protein, producing MTVSESVDFRRGAALFACGEWWEAHEAWEGPWMTARGDDRVFLQALILLAAALHKRWAHGSLTHRNYDKALRYLDALPAEYAGVDLAQLRSDVWAALLAPARPQPGRPALLAPGGAAWLE
- the trxA gene encoding thioredoxin produces the protein MKPVELTDSNFNAEISEGLTLVDFWAPWCGPCRIIAPVIEELAGQYEGKVKIAKLNVDENPVTQGQYRVMSIPTLILFKDGQPVEGVVGAQPKRAFEALLDKYSNAEVASA
- a CDS encoding RBBP9/YdeN family alpha/beta hydrolase, with product MTPTIVIVPGLGESGPEHWQSLWTAKFGAARVRQDDPERPTPETWSARLQEVIDATPGDLVLIGHSCGVLNIVHWARLTGGHPRVKGAMLVGPTDADRAFEEYPTVADMAPVPMQPLPFPALVVASENDPFASFERAQAFAEAWDAEFISAGEAGHINIASGHGDWPDGEVLLSEALHAWTPPDIVRM
- a CDS encoding VOC family protein; amino-acid sequence: MLKHVSFLTRDIAATVAFYEHLGATTEKNLTTTEGHRRAVLRLGDGLLQFFQITGETPAPHAHWAEHIALHVTGLRDLLPALKESGVTVTRDLQPSPGGRDMAFVQDPDGRQVELLEG
- a CDS encoding chlorite dismutase family protein; this encodes MVDLDPSGQVTQREPDRGGRQFMNYSFFKLDPAFRRLPHAEREEIKAEFMAAADAWQADAPAAKGLIQRSYSLVGVRGDVDFMIWRMAFDVRDFQDAQARLNRTRLMGYLTQPYTYTSMNKRSQYVNRVEGSGHGLEILPGQGRYLFIYPFIKTRAWYDLTPHARQGMMDEHIYASEPFKGVRINTSYSYGIDDQEFVVSFDSDYPQEFVDLVHRLRYTEASNYTLQDTPMFTCVKKDLQETLDDLA
- a CDS encoding helical backbone metal receptor; this translates as MRLASLTCSNTDILHALHATDRLVAVDSHSDAPGLDHAARLGPDLNIDVDALTRARPDLVLASLSVPGMERVVQAVQDAGLNTVILDPTSVPGTAATIRQVGTLLGLPERGEEVAAALEAELAALHRPSLTPRRVLVEWWPKPIIAATRDSWVTDLLTSLGAVNALAERAGRSSPLTLDEVRAARPDLIVCSWCGAKKLRPEVIEARGLGVPVVAVPESGLGRPGPRLIEGARQIRAALDALSS